From the genome of Muricauda sp. SCSIO 64092, one region includes:
- a CDS encoding glycine zipper family protein — protein sequence MISSSVPSSSSSTNSSSISTSSTSSTSGSTSSGSGSGSTSSGASSGASSGSVSGSTSSGAASGVPSGSVPGSTSSGASSGAPSGSVSGSTSSGASSGAPSGSVSGSTSSGASSGTPSGSVSGSTSSASSPVSSSAPSGSTSTSASVSTSLGSSSAFSKSDCSLKALKNSFFWSSLKESHSSLV from the coding sequence ATGATCTCATCTTCTGTTCCCAGCTCCTCAAGTTCCACAAATTCATCATCTATTTCCACATCCTCAACATCTTCAACATCCGGTTCCACGTCCTCGGGTTCCGGGTCCGGTTCCACTTCTTCCGGCGCTTCATCGGGGGCTTCTTCTGGTTCCGTATCCGGTTCCACTTCTTCCGGCGCAGCATCTGGGGTTCCTTCTGGCTCCGTGCCCGGTTCCACTTCTTCCGGCGCTTCATCGGGGGCTCCCTCTGGTTCCGTGTCCGGTTCCACTTCTTCGGGTGCTTCATCGGGGGCTCCCTCTGGTTCCGTATCTGGTTCCACTTCTTCGGGCGCTTCATCGGGGACTCCTTCTGGTTCCGTGTCCGGTTCCACTTCGTCTGCTTCTTCCCCCGTGTCTTCGTCGGCCCCATCTGGTTCTACATCCACGTCGGCATCCGTATCTACATCACTGGGTTCTTCCTCGGCATTTTCAAAATCGGATTGTTCTTTAAAAGCTTTAAAAAACTCCTTTTTTTGGTCGTCGCTAAAGGAATCCCATTCTTCTTTGGTATAG
- a CDS encoding protease inhibitor I42 family protein, producing MTRNTIAFGILLLILLQVSCATSNKVVRAGDTFEVALEQEGEGGFEWTYKPTEGIIAIDTFKTDVELPSGFSAYTKHFKFRGEKKGKYALKFVKIRSFQPELILDGNVKEIVVRIKKSKK from the coding sequence ATGACTAGAAACACCATAGCTTTTGGCATACTGCTTTTAATACTCCTTCAAGTATCCTGCGCAACTTCCAATAAAGTGGTCCGCGCCGGAGACACTTTTGAAGTCGCCCTGGAACAAGAAGGAGAAGGAGGTTTTGAATGGACGTACAAACCCACCGAGGGCATAATAGCCATCGATACCTTTAAGACCGATGTTGAGCTCCCCAGTGGTTTTTCAGCATATACAAAACACTTCAAATTTCGAGGTGAGAAGAAAGGAAAGTATGCACTAAAGTTTGTGAAGATCAGAAGTTTTCAACCAGAATTGATCCTTGACGGGAATGTCAAGGAAATTGTTGTGAGAATTAAAAAAAGTAAAAAATGA